ACCACGGGCGCTCGCCGACGAACCTGCCCTACCGGGCGAACGTCTACGCACTCAAAACCGTGGGTGTGACCCACATCTTCGCCTCGAACGCCGTCGGATCGCTGAAGGAGGACCTCGAACCGGGGACGCTCGTGATCCCCGATCAGATCGTCGACCGCACGCGCCACCGTGAGATGACCTTTTATGGGGATGGGATCGTCGTCCACCAGTCCTTTACCTCCCCCTACAGCCCCGAACTCGTCGACCACCTGACCGGAGCCGCGACGAAGGCGACCGGCGCCGAGGTCTCGAAGGGCGGCACCTACGTCTGTATCGAGGGGCCCCAGTACTCGACGAAGGCCGAAAGCGAGTTCTATCGATCCCAAGGCTGGGATCTAGTCGGTATGACCGCGATCCCGGAGGCGAAACTCGCCCGTGAAGCCGAGATCGCCTACGCCACCGTCGCGGGCGTCACCGACTAC
This window of the Halalkalicoccus subterraneus genome carries:
- a CDS encoding MTAP family purine nucleoside phosphorylase; protein product: MIGFIGGSGIYEALPLENTREEHVETPYGDPSAPVTIGEFGETGTEVAFLPRHGSDHGRSPTNLPYRANVYALKTVGVTHIFASNAVGSLKEDLEPGTLVIPDQIVDRTRHREMTFYGDGIVVHQSFTSPYSPELVDHLTGAATKATGAEVSKGGTYVCIEGPQYSTKAESEFYRSQGWDLVGMTAIPEAKLAREAEIAYATVAGVTDY